The Clostridium sp. AWRP genome has a window encoding:
- the purH gene encoding bifunctional phosphoribosylaminoimidazolecarboxamide formyltransferase/IMP cyclohydrolase — protein sequence MINRALISVYNKNGLLDLAKFLINRGVEIISTGGTYRYLVENNIKVTEVSKVTGFDEILDGRVKTLHPVIHGGILAKRDNKEHMDTIKSKNIKPIDMVVVNLYPFFDKVCDNITFDEKIEFIDIGGPTMIRAAAKNFQDVIVVTDVNDYSQIINEIETSGDVKYEFRRKLAGKVFNLMSAYDGAISNFLLEDEYPEYLSLSYKKSQSLRYGENPHQSAAYYTETVGKAPMKDFEQLNGKALSYNNMRDMDMAWKAVNEFEEVCCVAVKHNTPCGVALGKDLHEAYVKAYECDSTSIFGGIIAVNRKLDAKTAEEIAKIFVEIVIAPDFDKDAIEILKAKKNLRIIKCDVKPTNSFEISKLDGGILVQSSDDKLVDETKVVTEKEPSKEEMDNLIFGMKVCKYVKSNAIVVVKDFMAKGIGGGQVNRIWPACQALDRAGDGVVLASDAFFPFSDVVCEAAKHGIKSIIQPGGSIKDKDSIDECNKNGISMVFTGVRHFKH from the coding sequence ATGATAAATCGTGCATTAATAAGTGTTTATAACAAAAATGGATTATTGGATTTAGCAAAATTTTTGATAAATAGGGGAGTTGAAATAATATCTACAGGTGGAACTTATAGATATCTTGTAGAAAATAATATAAAGGTTACAGAAGTATCTAAAGTTACTGGATTTGACGAGATACTAGATGGCAGAGTAAAGACACTTCATCCAGTTATACACGGCGGTATACTTGCCAAAAGAGATAATAAAGAACATATGGACACTATAAAGAGCAAGAACATAAAACCAATAGATATGGTAGTCGTAAATTTATATCCTTTTTTCGACAAGGTATGTGATAACATAACTTTTGATGAAAAGATAGAATTTATTGATATTGGTGGTCCAACTATGATAAGAGCTGCAGCCAAAAATTTTCAAGATGTAATAGTTGTTACAGATGTAAATGACTATTCACAAATAATTAACGAAATAGAAACTTCTGGAGACGTAAAATATGAATTTAGGAGAAAACTTGCAGGTAAGGTATTTAATTTGATGTCTGCTTATGATGGAGCTATAAGTAATTTCCTACTTGAAGATGAATATCCAGAATACTTAAGCTTGTCTTATAAAAAATCTCAAAGCTTAAGATATGGAGAAAATCCACATCAAAGTGCAGCTTATTACACAGAAACTGTAGGAAAAGCCCCTATGAAAGATTTTGAACAGTTAAATGGTAAAGCACTTTCATATAATAATATGAGAGATATGGATATGGCCTGGAAGGCAGTAAATGAATTTGAGGAAGTATGCTGCGTTGCAGTTAAACACAATACTCCTTGTGGTGTGGCTCTTGGAAAAGACCTACATGAAGCTTATGTAAAAGCTTATGAATGTGATTCTACTTCTATTTTTGGAGGTATTATAGCTGTAAACAGAAAATTAGATGCAAAGACTGCGGAGGAAATAGCTAAAATTTTTGTTGAAATAGTCATAGCACCGGATTTTGATAAGGATGCAATTGAAATATTAAAGGCAAAGAAAAATCTGAGAATAATTAAATGTGATGTAAAACCTACTAATAGTTTTGAAATATCAAAATTGGATGGTGGGATACTTGTACAATCTTCTGATGATAAATTGGTAGATGAGACTAAAGTAGTTACGGAAAAGGAACCTTCAAAAGAAGAGATGGACAATTTGATATTTGGAATGAAGGTTTGTAAATATGTAAAATCAAATGCTATTGTAGTAGTTAAAGACTTTATGGCTAAAGGAATTGGCGGAGGACAGGTAAATAGAATATGGCCTGCATGCCAGGCACTTGATAGGGCAGGAGATGGGGTAGTACTTGCCTCAGATGCATTTTTCCCATTTAGTGATGTAGTATGTGAAGCAGCAAAACATGGAATAAAATCTATAATACAACCAGGAGGTTCCATAAAAGATAAGGATTCTATAGATGAATGTAATAAAAATGGAATTTCTATGGTGTTTACAGGGGTAAGACATTTTAAACATTAG
- a CDS encoding phosphodiester glycosidase family protein: MNDSRNRRRKNIKRKKKFSPRLFFLFIIYELIVVVVTSPLLVFYGPFKNVKNQIVSTAMATFTHQYIATLFLSKDEINKILQEGKSGQTTSQEAEDLNDVNINHVGDKEIKRYDIPSTRFDGYILEIKDPKRIRIGYTSKLREVGERTSEIAQRNGAVAAINGGGFTDKSGGKYWVGTGGYPEGIIISGGKVIYSDVKSNEKINVTAFTPTGRLIVGDHTLKELLADGVTEAISFRNSLIINGKTVSVENEGLNPRTAIGQKADGTIVMLAIDGRKGLKMGASLKEVQNILLQQGVINASNLDGGSSTTMYFNGEVINNPCDWNGERTVATAIYVKP, encoded by the coding sequence ATGAATGATTCGAGAAATAGACGAAGGAAAAATATAAAGAGAAAGAAAAAGTTTTCTCCTAGACTGTTCTTTTTGTTTATAATTTATGAGCTTATAGTAGTTGTAGTTACTAGCCCTTTACTAGTATTTTATGGGCCATTTAAAAATGTAAAAAACCAGATAGTAAGTACGGCTATGGCTACTTTTACTCATCAATACATAGCTACTCTTTTTTTGTCAAAGGATGAAATAAATAAAATACTTCAAGAAGGCAAGAGTGGTCAAACTACTAGCCAGGAAGCTGAAGATTTAAATGATGTAAATATAAATCATGTAGGTGATAAGGAGATAAAAAGGTATGATATACCGAGCACAAGATTTGATGGCTATATTTTAGAGATAAAAGATCCTAAGAGAATACGTATAGGATATACTAGTAAATTGAGGGAAGTTGGAGAAAGAACAAGTGAAATAGCCCAGAGAAATGGAGCTGTTGCAGCTATAAATGGAGGTGGATTTACAGATAAATCTGGTGGAAAATATTGGGTAGGAACAGGAGGTTATCCAGAGGGAATTATAATATCTGGTGGTAAAGTAATATACAGTGATGTAAAATCTAATGAGAAAATAAATGTTACAGCTTTTACTCCAACTGGAAGACTTATAGTTGGAGACCACACACTTAAGGAACTCCTTGCCGATGGTGTAACGGAGGCAATTTCTTTTAGAAACTCACTTATAATAAATGGCAAGACTGTATCAGTAGAAAATGAAGGTTTAAATCCTAGAACAGCTATAGGTCAGAAGGCAGATGGAACAATAGTCATGCTGGCTATAGATGGTAGAAAAGGATTGAAGATGGGAGCTTCATTAAAAGAAGTACAAAATATACTTTTGCAGCAAGGTGTAATTAATGCAAGCAATTTAGATGGAGGTTCATCCACTACAATGTACTTTAATGGAGAAGTAATAAATAATCCTTGTGATTGGAACGGTGAGAGAACTGTAGCTACAGCTATATATGTAAAACCTTAG
- a CDS encoding 5-methyltetrahydrofolate--homocysteine methyltransferase, which translates to MDVILDFDFKLNKDQVMQTLKSYGSIIKNEEMEGLYEKLLPILYENIEPTGIFEIEKKEDNFNFEAVKNYEYIVYCIITMGDNCTSKVNEFFSYGNMKEGMMLDAMASSYLFELSSQLFSHIYTKVKELHLGLSCRISPGDGEIPLKCQKYILDKLDAENFLNLTVNEDYMLSSMRSMAYIYGADKNIKLSKKDHDCSRCPNRNLCNMRKS; encoded by the coding sequence ATGGATGTAATACTGGACTTTGATTTTAAATTAAACAAAGATCAAGTAATGCAAACTTTAAAGTCCTATGGTAGTATAATAAAAAATGAAGAAATGGAAGGTTTATATGAGAAACTTCTTCCTATTTTATATGAAAATATAGAACCAACAGGAATATTTGAAATAGAAAAAAAGGAAGATAACTTTAACTTTGAAGCTGTAAAAAATTATGAATATATCGTGTATTGCATTATAACTATGGGTGATAATTGTACAAGTAAAGTAAATGAATTCTTTTCATATGGAAATATGAAGGAAGGTATGATGCTTGATGCTATGGCTTCATCTTATTTGTTTGAACTCAGCTCACAACTCTTTAGCCACATATATACTAAAGTTAAAGAGTTACACCTAGGATTGAGCTGTAGAATATCTCCTGGAGATGGAGAGATTCCTCTTAAATGTCAAAAGTATATACTAGATAAACTAGATGCGGAGAATTTCTTAAATTTGACTGTAAATGAAGACTATATGCTTTCTTCCATGCGTTCTATGGCATATATATATGGAGCTGATAAAAATATAAAATTAAGCAAAAAAGATCATGACTGTTCCAGATGCCCAAATAGGAATTTGTGCAATATGAGAAAAAGTTAA
- the purF gene encoding amidophosphoribosyltransferase, translating into MCTLNDKFNTCSCIDLEEDKFKDECGVFGIFSKNNIDVASLTYYGLYALQHRGQESAGIVVSDGSEFKYHKGMGLVADVFNKDVLEGLKGKSAIGHVRYSTAGSSTLNNAQPLMVKYKLGSIAIAHNGTLVNADVIRGLLEDAGYIFQTSVDSEVILSLIAREARRDIGKAVVDTVQAVKGSYAITILTENELIGVRDPNGIRPLCIGEINGDYILCSESCALDSIGANFIRDVKPGEIVIINDDGIKSINFAEKTKCETCSFEYIYFARPDSTIDDINVYTSRVKAGRILYRENPVEADVVIGVPDSGIPAALGYSEESGIPYAIGFIKNKYVGRTFIAPSQELRSKAVAVKLNPLKVNVEGKRVVIVDDSIVRGTTSGKLVEILRKAGATEVHFRVSSPVVKYPCYFGIDTPYRSQLIGSNAKIEEIRDKIGADSLGYISIDGILKSLQCTESKGYCLGCFNGIYPISVPIEKDKNYLE; encoded by the coding sequence ATGTGCACTTTAAATGATAAATTTAATACTTGCTCCTGTATTGATTTGGAGGAAGATAAATTCAAGGATGAATGCGGTGTATTTGGAATATTTTCTAAGAACAATATAGATGTAGCATCTTTAACTTATTATGGACTATATGCTCTCCAGCATAGGGGACAGGAAAGTGCAGGTATTGTGGTCTCTGATGGAAGTGAATTTAAGTATCATAAAGGGATGGGACTTGTAGCAGATGTATTTAATAAGGATGTATTAGAAGGACTTAAAGGAAAAAGTGCTATAGGTCACGTAAGGTATTCTACAGCAGGCTCAAGTACTTTAAACAATGCCCAGCCGCTTATGGTGAAGTATAAACTTGGATCTATTGCTATAGCACACAATGGTACTTTGGTCAATGCAGATGTCATAAGAGGACTTTTAGAAGATGCAGGATATATCTTTCAGACATCTGTAGATTCAGAAGTTATTTTAAGTCTTATTGCAAGAGAGGCTAGGAGAGATATAGGTAAAGCTGTAGTAGATACAGTTCAGGCAGTGAAAGGTTCTTATGCAATTACTATTTTAACGGAAAATGAACTTATAGGTGTAAGAGATCCAAATGGGATAAGACCGCTTTGTATAGGTGAAATAAACGGAGATTATATACTCTGTTCTGAAAGCTGTGCCCTGGATTCTATAGGAGCAAATTTTATAAGAGATGTAAAGCCTGGAGAAATTGTAATTATAAACGATGATGGAATTAAATCTATAAATTTTGCAGAAAAGACAAAATGTGAAACCTGCTCTTTTGAATATATATATTTTGCAAGACCAGATAGTACTATAGATGATATAAATGTATATACGTCAAGAGTTAAAGCAGGAAGAATACTTTATAGAGAAAATCCAGTGGAGGCAGATGTAGTTATAGGTGTTCCTGATTCGGGGATACCAGCAGCTCTTGGATATTCAGAAGAATCGGGAATACCTTATGCTATAGGATTCATAAAAAATAAATATGTAGGAAGAACATTTATTGCTCCATCCCAAGAACTTAGGTCTAAAGCAGTAGCTGTAAAATTAAACCCTTTAAAGGTAAATGTAGAAGGAAAAAGAGTAGTAATTGTTGATGATTCCATAGTTAGAGGAACTACCAGTGGAAAACTTGTAGAAATACTTAGAAAAGCTGGAGCTACTGAAGTGCACTTTAGAGTTTCATCTCCTGTAGTTAAATATCCTTGCTATTTTGGTATTGACACCCCTTATAGGTCTCAACTTATAGGGTCTAATGCAAAAATAGAGGAAATAAGAGATAAAATAGGAGCAGACAGTTTAGGTTATATAAGTATAGATGGGATTTTAAAATCCCTTCAATGTACTGAGTCAAAAGGATATTGCTTAGGGTGCTTTAATGGAATATATCCAATATCTGTACCTATAGAAAAAGATAAAAATTATTTAGAGTAA
- a CDS encoding cell wall-binding repeat-containing protein, with product MLSKKAITTLIISTALIFSKTTVINAQSQSPTITRLSGPNRYSTNMKIADYGWSGHSDCAIIVSGENFPDAICAAPLSIKYNAPLLMTYGNTLSPEIQYKLTSLGVKNIFLIGGTGAVSNEIENELTQKNLNVKRLGGATRIETSIEIAKEIGGNQLFVVSSESFADALSISSYASSKAEPIVLTPKSGVPDVLKDYVNTLKPSKTYVIGGQGVIPDDTASYFGDYERLSGQTRYDTNANVIKEFYNLSKAQKIYVAAGINYPDGLSISPLAAKNNSPVVLVNDNMSFDQIRMVRSNKTTLKECVVVGGEDVTPNYLLNRFFTDSQNITPNDFIDSYNKQASSDELAAFKNIVLGISLYPNDYNLKMAFDHDAYNLLDTAVNIHNQGNYDSALNIYNYLLQLPVPQNIKINATIYKNVALSKNPIASKYVYKESSKAIVQNAVEVYKNFNFNFDNLVKYEAMSKYINSISTNLLTFDNNGIPMVNYRECGNQYNFATICQYALYLHTKYLDGDTSVLNQFIKCADFLIDHMDTDGSFRYEFPYYSYESLGVGWTSSMTQGQALSVFSRAYEITQNQKYITAGNKTFNYLITPISHGGVMDTLGSFEPRFKNDIFFEEYINTIPTYTLNGFMFTLLGIYDWSQLSKTVPAISSDETNYYFNEGIKTLKIVLPYYDIGGFTSYDLSHLMTSRDANPALDYHKIHIDLLEAIYSITSDNYFMNIRNQWVNYIKH from the coding sequence ATGTTATCTAAAAAAGCTATAACTACTTTAATAATTTCTACAGCACTAATATTTTCAAAAACTACTGTAATCAATGCTCAGTCTCAAAGTCCAACTATAACAAGATTATCTGGCCCGAACAGATACTCAACTAATATGAAAATAGCTGACTATGGCTGGAGTGGTCACTCTGATTGTGCGATTATTGTTTCAGGTGAAAATTTTCCAGATGCAATTTGTGCGGCACCTTTAAGTATCAAGTACAATGCACCTTTATTAATGACATATGGAAACACTTTAAGTCCTGAAATACAATATAAATTGACAAGCCTAGGTGTTAAAAACATATTTTTAATAGGTGGGACAGGTGCTGTTTCAAATGAAATAGAAAATGAATTAACACAAAAAAATTTGAATGTAAAAAGATTAGGTGGAGCTACGAGAATTGAAACTTCTATTGAAATTGCAAAAGAAATCGGCGGTAATCAATTATTTGTTGTTTCATCAGAAAGTTTTGCAGATGCATTATCCATTTCATCCTATGCTTCAAGTAAAGCCGAACCTATTGTTTTAACTCCTAAAAGTGGTGTTCCTGATGTACTTAAGGACTATGTAAATACTTTAAAGCCTTCAAAAACCTATGTGATTGGTGGACAAGGTGTTATTCCTGACGATACAGCTTCTTACTTTGGCGATTATGAAAGACTAAGTGGTCAAACTAGATATGATACAAATGCAAATGTAATTAAAGAATTTTATAATCTTTCAAAAGCACAAAAAATATATGTAGCAGCAGGAATAAATTATCCAGATGGACTATCTATTTCTCCTCTAGCTGCCAAGAATAACTCACCCGTAGTACTCGTAAATGACAATATGTCTTTCGACCAGATTAGAATGGTTAGAAGTAACAAGACTACACTAAAAGAATGTGTAGTAGTAGGCGGAGAAGATGTTACTCCAAACTATCTATTAAATAGATTTTTTACAGATTCACAAAATATTACGCCTAATGACTTCATAGATTCTTATAATAAGCAAGCTTCTTCTGATGAACTAGCTGCTTTTAAGAATATAGTTTTAGGTATTTCATTATATCCTAACGATTATAATTTAAAGATGGCTTTTGACCATGACGCATATAATTTATTAGATACTGCAGTAAACATTCATAATCAGGGAAATTATGATTCAGCTTTAAACATCTATAATTATTTACTTCAATTACCAGTTCCTCAAAATATTAAAATTAATGCTACTATATATAAAAATGTTGCATTGTCAAAAAATCCAATAGCAAGTAAGTATGTTTATAAAGAAAGTTCTAAAGCAATAGTTCAAAATGCTGTTGAAGTATATAAGAATTTTAATTTTAATTTTGATAATCTTGTTAAATATGAAGCTATGTCAAAGTATATAAATTCTATAAGCACCAATTTATTAACATTTGATAACAATGGAATTCCAATGGTTAATTATAGAGAATGTGGAAATCAATATAATTTTGCTACCATATGTCAATATGCACTTTATCTGCATACAAAATATTTAGATGGGGATACTTCTGTATTAAACCAATTCATAAAATGTGCTGATTTTCTCATAGATCACATGGATACTGATGGAAGTTTCAGATATGAATTTCCTTACTATTCATATGAATCACTTGGAGTTGGTTGGACATCTAGTATGACTCAGGGACAGGCTTTAAGTGTCTTTTCCCGTGCTTATGAAATAACACAAAATCAGAAATATATAACAGCAGGAAATAAGACATTTAACTATTTAATAACACCGATAAGTCATGGTGGAGTTATGGATACTCTTGGAAGTTTTGAACCTAGATTTAAAAACGATATTTTTTTTGAAGAATATATAAATACAATACCTACCTATACCCTAAATGGATTTATGTTTACATTACTTGGTATATATGATTGGTCCCAGCTTTCAAAAACAGTCCCTGCCATCAGTAGTGATGAAACAAATTATTACTTCAATGAAGGCATTAAAACCTTGAAAATAGTATTACCTTATTATGATATAGGTGGTTTCACCAGTTATGATTTAAGCCATCTAATGACATCTAGGGATGCTAATCCTGCTTTAGATTATCACAAAATTCATATAGATTTACTAGAAGCAATTTACTCTATAACAAGTGATAATTACTTTATGAATATTAGAAATCAATGGGTTAACTACATTAAACATTAA
- the purD gene encoding phosphoribosylamine--glycine ligase: MKVLVIGSGGREHAICWKISQSPKVDKIFCAPGNGGTDIVDKCSNLNITDMDELIDFASKENIDLTVVGPEGPLTEGIVDKFKSKGLKIFGPSLKAAELEGSKIYSKDFMKKYGIKTAEYCTFDDKDSALKYIENCRYPVVIKADGLAAGKGVSICQNYEEASIALNDFMVKDVFKGAGKNVVIEEFLEGVEASILTITDGNTILPFISSKDHKQIYDGGLGPNTGGMGAIAPNPYCTEEVSKDFEKNIMEPTLRGIQQENLDYVGIIFFGIMITKNGVYLLEYNVRMGDPETQAVLPLMKSDFVELIENAIDGKLDKFNLKWKKGASCCVVAASKGYPLKYDTGFKIEGIEKSSNVFAAGVKKENGQFKTSGGRVLVAYGVGNDLNSAVEVAYCNLKKISFPGMYFRTDIGK, encoded by the coding sequence ATGAAGGTACTTGTAATAGGTTCCGGCGGAAGAGAACATGCTATTTGTTGGAAGATATCTCAAAGTCCCAAGGTGGATAAAATATTTTGCGCTCCAGGAAATGGAGGAACGGATATAGTAGATAAATGCAGCAATCTAAACATAACAGATATGGATGAGCTTATAGATTTTGCATCTAAAGAAAATATAGATTTAACTGTGGTAGGCCCGGAAGGACCACTTACAGAGGGTATAGTGGATAAATTTAAAAGTAAGGGACTTAAAATATTTGGACCAAGTTTAAAAGCTGCTGAGCTTGAAGGAAGTAAAATCTATTCCAAGGATTTCATGAAAAAGTATGGAATTAAAACTGCTGAGTATTGCACTTTTGATGATAAAGACAGTGCTTTAAAATACATAGAAAATTGTAGATATCCGGTAGTTATAAAGGCTGATGGGTTAGCAGCAGGAAAAGGTGTTTCCATATGCCAGAATTATGAGGAAGCAAGTATTGCATTAAATGATTTTATGGTAAAGGACGTATTTAAAGGGGCAGGAAAAAATGTAGTTATTGAAGAATTCCTAGAGGGAGTAGAGGCTTCAATACTTACAATAACAGATGGAAATACTATTCTTCCATTTATATCTTCAAAGGATCATAAGCAAATATATGATGGGGGTCTAGGACCAAATACAGGTGGAATGGGAGCTATAGCTCCAAATCCATACTGCACGGAGGAAGTTTCAAAAGACTTTGAGAAAAATATAATGGAACCTACTTTAAGAGGAATACAGCAGGAAAACTTAGATTATGTGGGAATAATCTTCTTCGGCATTATGATAACAAAAAATGGAGTTTATTTGTTAGAGTATAATGTTAGAATGGGTGATCCTGAAACTCAAGCTGTACTTCCACTTATGAAAAGTGATTTTGTGGAACTTATAGAAAATGCTATAGATGGAAAACTTGATAAATTTAATTTGAAATGGAAAAAGGGAGCCTCCTGCTGTGTTGTAGCTGCGTCTAAAGGGTATCCTTTAAAGTATGATACTGGTTTTAAAATAGAAGGTATAGAAAAGTCCAGTAATGTTTTTGCAGCAGGGGTTAAAAAGGAAAATGGACAGTTTAAGACATCTGGTGGAAGGGTCTTAGTAGCTTATGGAGTTGGAAATGATTTGAATTCTGCTGTGGAAGTTGCTTACTGTAATTTGAAAAAAATAAGTTTTCCAGGTATGTATTTTAGAACAGATATAGGAAAGTAA
- the purN gene encoding phosphoribosylglycinamide formyltransferase, with the protein MFKIAVLVSGGGTDLQSIIDAVESGYIKSCSIEAVIGDRPGIYALERAEKHNIKSYVLDKKIYKSNISQEILKMLKDKVDLIVCAGWLSILKGELISEFRNKIVNIHPSLIPSFCGDGMYGIKVHEKAIEYGVKVSGCTVHFVDEGTDSGAIIIQKTVPVHFEDTPEMLQKRILEEEHKALPEVIKLISENKIVVKNRIVKVCN; encoded by the coding sequence ATGTTTAAAATAGCAGTTTTGGTTTCTGGAGGAGGTACTGACCTTCAGTCTATAATAGATGCAGTTGAGAGCGGATATATAAAAAGCTGCAGTATAGAAGCTGTAATAGGTGACAGACCTGGAATTTATGCTTTAGAAAGAGCTGAAAAGCATAATATAAAATCCTATGTATTAGATAAGAAAATATATAAGTCTAATATTTCTCAGGAAATATTAAAGATGCTTAAAGACAAAGTTGACTTAATAGTATGTGCAGGTTGGCTTTCCATACTTAAAGGAGAGCTGATTTCAGAATTCAGAAATAAAATAGTAAATATACACCCTTCTTTAATACCATCCTTTTGCGGAGATGGTATGTATGGCATAAAGGTTCATGAAAAGGCAATTGAGTATGGAGTTAAAGTATCAGGCTGCACTGTACACTTTGTAGATGAGGGTACAGACAGCGGTGCTATAATAATTCAAAAGACAGTTCCTGTACATTTTGAAGATACTCCAGAAATGCTTCAAAAGAGAATATTAGAAGAAGAGCATAAAGCCCTTCCTGAAGTTATCAAACTTATTTCTGAAAACAAAATAGTGGTGAAAAACAGAATAGTAAAAGTTTGTAATTAA
- the purM gene encoding phosphoribosylformylglycinamidine cyclo-ligase, which yields MVTYKDSGVNIEEGYKSVKLMKEYSSKTFIPGVLNGLGSFAGMFELGKCKNPVLVSGTDGVGTKLKIAFQMKMYDTVGIDCVAMCVNDVLCHGAKPLFFLDYLACSNLEAEVAADLVKGVSDGCIQAGCALIGGETAEMPGFYSKGDYDMAGFTVGVVERDNIINGSTVEEGDVLVGIASSGVHSNGYSLVRKIVKDFDEDFLGTPIGKVLLTPTKIYVKPVLKLLDKFKIKAMAHITGGGFFENIPRMFKDDFTAVIDKKSFEVPPIFKHLMELGVEEKQMYNTYNMGIGFVLCVDNKDAKNVVEELNKMGEKAYVIGSVKKGEKAVCLK from the coding sequence GTGGTAACATATAAAGATTCCGGTGTAAATATTGAAGAAGGATATAAGTCAGTAAAACTTATGAAAGAATATTCATCTAAGACTTTTATACCAGGAGTTTTAAATGGACTTGGAAGTTTTGCAGGTATGTTTGAACTTGGTAAATGTAAAAATCCAGTACTTGTATCTGGAACAGATGGAGTAGGAACAAAGTTAAAAATAGCATTTCAAATGAAAATGTATGATACAGTGGGAATAGATTGTGTGGCCATGTGTGTAAATGATGTTTTGTGTCATGGTGCAAAACCCCTGTTTTTTTTAGACTACCTAGCTTGCTCTAATTTGGAAGCAGAAGTTGCAGCAGATTTGGTTAAAGGCGTATCAGATGGATGTATTCAAGCAGGTTGTGCCCTAATTGGGGGAGAAACTGCTGAAATGCCTGGCTTTTATTCCAAGGGAGACTATGACATGGCAGGATTTACTGTAGGAGTTGTGGAAAGAGATAATATAATAAATGGAAGTACAGTAGAAGAAGGAGATGTTCTTGTAGGGATAGCATCTAGTGGAGTTCACAGTAACGGATATTCATTAGTAAGGAAAATTGTAAAAGATTTTGATGAGGACTTTTTAGGTACGCCTATAGGAAAAGTACTTTTGACACCTACAAAGATATATGTAAAACCTGTACTTAAACTTCTGGATAAATTTAAAATTAAGGCCATGGCTCATATAACTGGAGGGGGATTCTTTGAAAACATACCTAGAATGTTTAAAGATGATTTTACTGCAGTTATAGATAAGAAAAGCTTTGAAGTGCCACCTATATTTAAGCATTTAATGGAATTAGGAGTAGAAGAAAAACAGATGTACAATACGTATAACATGGGAATAGGATTTGTACTATGTGTAGATAATAAAGATGCTAAAAACGTAGTGGAAGAATTAAATAAAATGGGTGAAAAGGCATATGTAATAGGAAGCGTAAAAAAAGGGGAAAAAGCAGTATGTTTAAAATAG
- a CDS encoding MBL fold metallo-hydrolase produces MTLNKIKGNTYYIDAPTNCGVFIFKNKNCLIVDTGINNTEAKKIENLLIENSLHPKYIINTHSHLDHCGGNLYFKKNYPGCLVYTSKLEKLFMENTEIFPSILSSSYPSKAFDRSNKPLEVDFILEYGINKLNDEKFNIISLSGHSIEQIGIVTPEKVCFLGDSIFSSEILDKYSFPYLYNIENSLLSLNKIKDIDADYFVISHSKKVLNKSEINSLVDKNIKNIDKYKNQILDLLDQPLTRENILEDITILNNLSLNFHEYHLNFGGISAFISYLYNEKLIDYSIEDGNLYYFKSN; encoded by the coding sequence ATGACTTTAAATAAGATAAAAGGAAATACCTATTACATAGATGCTCCCACTAACTGTGGAGTATTCATATTTAAAAATAAAAACTGCCTGATTGTAGATACAGGCATAAACAACACTGAAGCAAAAAAAATAGAGAATTTGCTTATAGAAAACAGCCTACATCCCAAATACATAATAAATACACACAGTCACTTAGATCACTGTGGTGGAAACTTATACTTTAAGAAAAACTATCCAGGCTGTCTAGTGTATACATCTAAATTAGAAAAATTATTTATGGAAAACACAGAGATCTTCCCATCTATTCTTTCCTCATCCTACCCTTCAAAAGCATTTGATAGGAGTAATAAACCTCTAGAGGTAGATTTCATTTTAGAATATGGTATAAATAAATTGAATGACGAGAAATTTAACATTATTTCGCTTTCCGGACATTCAATAGAGCAAATAGGAATAGTAACTCCTGAAAAAGTATGTTTCCTTGGAGATTCCATATTCAGCAGCGAAATACTGGATAAATACTCCTTCCCATACTTATATAATATAGAAAATAGCCTCCTGTCATTGAATAAAATTAAGGACATTGATGCAGATTACTTTGTAATAAGCCACTCCAAAAAGGTACTGAATAAAAGTGAAATAAATTCTTTAGTAGATAAAAACATCAAAAATATAGATAAATATAAAAATCAAATTCTAGATCTTTTAGATCAACCGCTCACTAGAGAAAACATATTGGAAGACATAACTATTTTAAACAATTTATCTTTAAATTTTCATGAATATCATTTGAATTTTGGAGGAATATCTGCATTCATATCCTATTTATACAATGAAAAACTCATAGACTATTCTATAGAAGACGGTAACTTATACTATTTTAAATCCAACTAA